TCGGCAGGAATTTCATGAACTCCCCAACCATACCTGTCCAGAAAAGCAGCGGGAAGAACACGCTCAGCGTTGTCGCGGTGGATGCGATGATGGGCCACGCCATGCGTTTCGCGGCAAAGGCATAGGCCTCGGGCGCCGGTGCGCCCTCTTGCAGCTTGCGATCGGCGAGTTCGGTTGTGACGATTGCCCCGTCCACCAGCATCCCCACCACAAGGATCAGCGAAAACAGGACCACGATGTTCATCGTATAGCCCATTGCCCACAGCGCGATCACACCGGCAAGGAAGGCGCCCGGAATGGCAAGCCCCACAAGGATCGAGGACCGCAGCCCCAGCGCCAGCACGATCACGATCATCACCAGAATGACCGCCGCAATCACATTGGCCTCAAGATCGCTGAGCATATCCTTGACCTGTTTGGACTGGTCCTGAAGGTAGGTCACCTCGATGCTGTCGGGCCAGTCCGCGCGAAGTTCTTCGACGAGGGCTCGCACATTCGCCACCGTGTCGATGATATTCGCGCCCGACCTTTTGGTCACCTCCAGCGCCAGCGCGGGCTGGCCGTTGATGCGCGCGAACGAACTTGGGTCCTCGAAGGTGCGGCGGATGGTGGCCACATCCCCGAATGTCACAACCGCATTGCCGCGCACCTTCACCGGCATCGACATGACGTCTTCGAGATCTTCGATCAGGCCCGGCACTTTCAACACGATCCGGCCCGATCCCGTTTCAATCGCCCCCGCCGCGATCAGGCGGTTGTTGCGCTGGATCTGCCCGATCAGTTCGTCGAAGGACAGGTTGTACGTCTGGAAGACGGTGGGATCGATCAATACCTCCAGAAACTCGAACCGCTGGCCGCCGATCTCGGCTTCCAGCACGCCTTCGAGGCCCTCGATCTCTTCCTGAAGCTGCTCGGCCAGATCGTTCAGCATCCTTTCCGGAACGGGGCCGGACAGGATTGCCGTCACGATCGGGAAAAGCGCTGTGTTGATCTCGGTGATCGTGATGTCGCGCGCATCTTCGGGCAAATCGTTTTCGGCGCGATCCGCGGCCTCGCGCACCTTGTCCAGCGCTTCGTCGTTGTCGCCACCGGGGGTAAATTCCAGCTGGATGCTGGCAAACCCTTCGGACGCATCCGACTTCATGCTGTCCAGACCCTCGATCGAGGCGAACTCCGTCTCCATCGGCTCCAGCAACAGGCGCTCGGCGTCCTCGGGGCTGATACCGTCCAGCCCGGTGGATACGTAGAACAGCGGAAGCGGGACTTCGGGATTGGATTCCTTTGGAATCGAGGTGTAGGCAAAGGCCCCGACGGCCAGCACCATCACAAGCGCCATGACCACGACACGGGACCGCGAGAAGGCAGCGTCGATGAGGCTATTCACCTGACATCTCCTGCGCGGCGGGTGCCACGACCTCGCCCGCGTTGACAAAGCCCTGACCGACCGTGATGACATCGACGGTCTCGGGCAGGCCGGTCACCCAGATGCCGTCAATCTGCGCCTTCACGACCTGGATCGGGTAGAACTCGACGATGTTGTCGGCGTTGACGGTTTTCACACCCAACGCCCCTTCAGTGTCCAGCGACACCACCGACGGCGAGGTGAAATGCGCTGTGACCTGCCCGGTCGGGATGATGACCTCGGCCGAGATCCCGGCAGGGATCACACCATCTGCGTTTGGCACTTCAATCTCGGCAAGGAACGTGCGCGTTTCCGAAGCGGCAGAGGTGCCGACGAAGGTAACCGTGCCCTCACGTTCCTCGCCGGTGATAAACCGCACGGTCGCGGGCTGCCCGACCTCAAGCCGTGTGAGCGACTGCTGCGGCACCTGAATGGCAACCGTCAGGGGCGTGATATCGACAAGGCGCCCGACATCAGCACCGACCGAGACGAATTCACCGGCGTCCAGATCGAGCGTTTCGATCCGCCCGTCGAAGGGTGCGGTGATCGTCAGCGCCTCTGCCGCCTGTTCGGTCTGGGTGACCTGCGCCTCGGCGGTGGCCAGCGCCGCACGCGCCTCTGTCACCCGGTCTTGCGTGGCCACGCCGCGCTCCAGCAAGGCCTGCGCATTGTCGAATTCACGCTGGGCCTGCACCAGCGCCTCTGCGGCGCGGCGCGCGTCCGCTTCGTTGCTTGACGAGTTGAGACGGGCAATCACCTGCCCCGCCGTGACATCCTCACCCTTCGTGACCAGAACCTCGGTCACGTCCCCCGATGTCTCGGCGCGCAGCGACGTGTCGCGATCCGGCAGCGCCTGACCTTCGGCCTGAAAGAATTGCGTCACGCTTTGTGCCGTGGACGTGGTCACCGCAACGGCGACCGGTTCCGGGTCCGCGCGCGATACCGGTGTCTCTTCGGGCTCCGACGGCAGGATGAACCCGCTGCCCATCCACCCCACGATCAACAAGACCAGAAGTGCCGCGAGCCAGGTAGACCGCGATGCGCCCCTATCTGACTCAAATTCCAGACGTTCGGGCCCGGCGGGATCCTGCCGCGCCGCAGCGTCGGTATCGTGTTTTTCAGTGGTCATCTTCTAGATCCTTCGACCCCTCCGGCGCCAGCCGGGGCTTATCTGCATCTTCTTTTTTCAGGTCATCGACAGCAACGGCCAGACCCGCGTGGATCGAGGCATAGAATGCTGCATATTCGCGCACGCGGGCGGTCGCATCGGCATCGGCGGGCAAGGCATCTATTGTCTGCGCAATTTCGTCCCTGAAAAGCCGCGTGCGCTTCTGCACACCTTCCAGCAAGGACAGATAGGGCCGGGGCGCCAGCTGGAAGTAATCCTGCCGGTCGCCGGGGCGGGCGATCCTTTTGACCAGACCACGCTCTTCGAGCAGTCGGATACTGTTGCTGATGCTGCCGCGGCTCACCTCGAGCCGCGTTGCAAGATCCCCGAAGGAAACCGCGTCTCCGTCGAAAATCAGCAGGCCAAAGACACGTCCCGCGATGCGCGGAAGGCCTTCGGCCTGCGTAATCATACCGACTTTCTCGATGAATTCGGATCTGGTATCGGCGGTGGCAGAGGTATCCGGCATAAGCGCGCTTTCGGTGTGAGCTACGCTGGATATGGCCGCAACGGGCGTGTCGTTCAATACTGTTCAGTAAAAACTGAACAATTTGTATAAATCCGGACTGCCTGTCCGAACCCGATACTCAGATATCGAAGAAGACCGTTTCATCCGGCCCCTGCAGGTGAATGTCGAACCGGTAAGCGCCGTCCCCGTCGCGGGTCGCAAGCAGGGTGCGCACGCGGTTCTGGTGTTCGATCCGCGACAGGATCGGATCGGTGGCGTTGGCGTCTTCTTCATCCGCGAAATAGATCCGCGTGTGCAGGCCGATGTTGATGCCCCGCGCCACGATCCAGACCGTGATATGCGGCGCCTGCATCCGCCCGTCGGGCCACGGCACGGCACCGGGCTTGACCGTCTCGAAGGTAAATTCGCCGGTTTCCATATCGGTGGGGCAACGGCCCCATCCGGTAAAGTTCGGGTCCGCCTGTCCACGGCTTTCGTTCGCGGAGGCGAACAGACCCTGCGCATCCGGCTGCCAGATTTCCACCATCGCATCGCGCAGCACTGTCCCGGTTCCGTCGCGGATCGTGCCTTTGACGGTGATTTCTTCGCCCTTCACCGGACCGGTTTTCATGACGCGCCCGAGATCGCCGTCGTACATGCGCATATCGGCGAAATTCGGTGTGCACCCGATATGGACATAGGGCCCGGCCGTCTGGCTGGGACTTTCGCGCAAATACTCGGTCTTTGCCGTCACGGTCACAGCCCCTCTGCCCGGTTTTCGAAATAGGTCTGGCGACGCCCCCGCAGCACGATGTCGAACCTGTAGGCACGCGCATCCATCGGAAGGGTGCGGTGAATATCCAGCCTGGCGGTCAGCGCATCGACGGCCTCCTGCGATTTCAGGACGCCCACAATCGGACACAGGGGGATATGCGGATCACCTTCGAAATACATCTGAGTAATCAGACGCTGGGCAAACCCATGCCCGAAAACAGAAAAGTGGATATGCGCGGGACGCCAGTCGTTCATCCCGTTGGGCCAAGGATAGGGGCCGGGCTGGATCGTGCGGAATTCATAGTGTCCCTGCGCATCCGTCACAACGCGCCCGCAGCCGCCGAAATTGGGATCGAGCGGCGCGATATACCCTTCCTTGCGGTGCCGGTAGCGCCCCCCGGCGTTGGCCTGCCAGATCTCTATCAGCGCATCGGGAACGGGACGGCCCATTTCGTCCCTGACAGAGCCGTGGACGATGATCCGCGGGCCAATGGCCGACTGGTCTGCGGCGGCAAAGTTATGAACCAGATCAGCATCCAGCGGCCCAAGGATACCGTGGCCGAAAACCGGTGACGTTTCTTCGCTCAGGCTGGTTGGGAAGGACAGAAGCGGCGCTTGCGGGCTGCGTTTCACGCTGGTCTTGTAAGCCGGTGTCAGCGCATCGGGTTGCCACGACCTGTCGCGCGGGACGAAGCCGCCGTTGCCTGTATCGCTCACAACTCCACCTCCATCTCGGCATAGGTTTGTTTCGCCAGCTTGATCGCGTGGTTGGCCCTTGGCACACCCGCGTAGATCGCAACATGCATGAAGGCCTGCATGACATCCTGCGGGCTGGCGCCGGTCGCATGGGTGGCGCGAATGTGCATCGGAATCTCCTCGAAGTTTCCGGTCGCGGCCAGCAAGGCAAGCGTCAGCATCGAGCGTTCGCGCCGTGTGATCGTATCGTCGGCCCAGACGGTGCCCCACGCCCCTTCCGTGATCAGCGTCTGGAAGGGCGCGTCAAAGTCGGTCTGCGCGGTAGCGGCGCGGTCGACATGGGCGTCGCCCAGCACGCTGCGACGGGTTGCATTGCCCTGCTCCAACCTATCCGTCATCGGCACTCTCCTCAGGATCAGTAGGGCAATCCGACATAGTTTTCCGCCATCGCGCGCTGTGCGGCCTTGTTCGAGCGCAGGAATTCCAATTCGGCCACCTGCATCTTGATATCAAAGGGGGACTGGTCGGGATAGCGGTGAAGCAAGGACGAGAACCACCACGAAAAACGCTCGGTCTTCCAGACGCGGTCAAGCGCCTTTTCGGAGTAGCCATCTATGCCAGCTTCGGACCCGTTTTCGTAGAAATCGCGCAGGGCATTGTAGAGGTAATGAACATCGGAAGCGGCGGTATTCAGCCCCTTCGCACCCGTTGGGGGCACGATATGCGCGGCGTCGCCGCACAGAAACAGGCGACCCCAGCGCATCGGCTCGGTCACGAAGGACCGCAGCGGTGCGATCGATTTTTCGATGGAGGGGCCTGTCACCAGCTTGTCTGCCTGATCCTTGGGAATCCGGCGCTTCAGCTCTTCCCAGAATGCCGCATCGGTCCAGTCATTCGGGCTGTCGGACAGCGAGCACTGGATATAGTAGCGGCTCAGCGTATCGTTGCGCATCGAGCAGAGCGCGAAACCGCGTTCGGAGTTGGCATAGATCAACTCTTCGTTGACCGGTGGCGTTTCCGACAGAACACCCAGCCAGCCGAACGGATACACCTTTTCGTATTCGCGCCGCACATCCAGCGGAATGGTCTGGCGGCTGACGCCATGGAAACCGTCGCAGCCCGCAACGAAATCGCATTCCAGCCGCCGCTCTTGCGTTCCCACCCTGTAGGTCAGATACGGCGACGTCGTATCGGCACCGTGTATCTCGACATCCTCGACCTCGAATTCGATCGGTCCGCCGGCCCGCTCGCGCGCGGCATAAAGGTCACGGGTGACTTCGGTCTGGCCGTACACCATCACCGGTTTGTCCGTATGCTCGGTGAAATCGACGCGGAACATCTCGTCACCGTAGGAGATCAGCGTTCCGTTGTGGGTAAAGCCCTCGGCGTGCATCCGGTCGGCGCAGCCCGCTTCCTCCATCAGTGATATCAGACCCTGCTCCAGTACGCCGGCGCGGATGCGGCTCAGGACATAGTCCTTGGTCTTGCGCTCCAGCACAACGCTATCGATGCCACGGACATGCAACAGCTGGGCAAGCAACATACCCGATGGCCCGCCGCCGACAATCGCCACCTGAGTTTTCATACGCCCTCCGAATTTCGTTCGGTAAGGTTAATTGGTATTCGTCAGAAGTGACAAGGGTTCATCATTCGCTGATCTGCGCACGTTTGCGCATGCACGAGCGCACAGGCCCCTGTTCCTGTTGCACCCCTGCGCGTCAAGAAGCGGCGTCACCGGGTCAGGGCGATCGCGTTTCGCGCTGAACCACTGGCGTGACACGAAAAACCCGGCACCGCTTCGGGTGCCGGGAATTTATCTTGCGACGTCGGACTGCGCTTACTGCGTCACACCAAGCACGTTGAAGCTGCCGATCTGGTTGAAGCTGGTCATATTCGCGTTGCCGACCTGTACCACGGCGACCTGATTGGCATCGCCACCGGAGATTGTGCCGATGATAGTGTTGTTGTAACCCCGTTGGCTGAATGCAACGGAGTTGGAATTCGATTCAAACGTCAGCTCGCCAATCGACAGTTCGATGTTGTTGCCGTGTCCGCGCTGAAAGATATCACCGGGCTCAAGGCCAGTGCCTTCTGTGCCTGCGGCGGCGATCGCATCGGCACCGGTGAAGCTAACCGCCGTATTGTTTTCGCTGCCATAGATCGACGCGTTGACAATATTCTGAAGACCGCCAGACGGTGTGTTGGACTGTCTCACTCTCAGGACGTTGCGATCGCCCTCGCCACCATTCGCGCCGCCGATGAGGACTGACGCGGTATTCCCTCCGCGGTGGCTGACGGTGACGTCGTTGCGGTCACCGGTGATGTCCACAGTTGCGATACCGTCAAGACCGGTCTGGTCAACTCTGACACTGTTTGCATCCCCCTCGTTGGAGGTGCCGCTGATGGTGATCGTCGCGACGTTATTCGCAGTCATCCGGTCGCCGTTCTGGAACAGGATCACATTATTGCGGTCACCGCTGACGGACAGTGTGCCGACGTTGAGGCCGAATTGAAAAATGCTCAGCGTGTTGCCGTTTCCTTCGTCCGGCGAACCGGCATCTGCGGCACCGGTCACCGAGACAGTCAGCCTGTTTTGCTCGATCTGATCGACGACAACATCGTTTCTGTCACCCGAGATCGCGATGGCGGAGGTGTTCGGCAAGACACCGGCGTTTTGCTGATTTACGTCAACATAGTTGCCGTTTCCTTCGGTCGCGCCCGTGATCCCTATTGTCGACGTGTTCGTGCCGTCCTGATCCACGTAGACCTCCGAACGGTCCCCGAAAATGTCCACCGCCGACTGGTTTGCGCCGTCCTGAAGGATTTTCACGTCATTTCCATCGCCCGCGGCCAGATCACCGTCGATCACGATGGAAGAGGTGTTTGAACCGCCGCCGGAAAATTGATCGGTGACCGCCGTGTTGCGCGACCCCGAGATTATTGTGCTGGCGGTGTTGTCGCCAATGTACTGGAGCGTAACGACATCGTTTGCATTGCCGTCAATGGTCTGGATTGCATCGTTCGTGCTACCGTTCTGTAACAGCAGGTTTTCGTTTCTGTTTCCGGTGACGACCGCGGTCGCGGTGTTCATCCTGCCGACCTGCTCGGTGCCGAACAGGTTCAGGTTGCCCATGGCGTCATAGACCAGCGTGTTGGTGTTTCCGTCCTGCAATGCCGTTCCCTGCTCGACACCGAAGGGGCCGACGAAAGCACCAAAGTCACCTGTCCGGGGATTACCGCGTGACGCGGCGCCGTTGCTTTTGCCGCTCTGCGTAACGGTCATGCTGTTGCCGCTGCCGAGCTGGTCAAGGCTTGGCCCCGTCCCCGTTGCGGGCCGCCGTCCGATGATGTTCCCATCGCCAGATTGCGTAACCGTCATGGTATTCACCGCGCCGCTTGCATCGCGATTGACCTGCCGCAGGCTGGAGACAAGGTTGTCATCCCCGCCCCCCTGAACCACCGTCGCGGTGTTTTGCGCTGCCGCCGCACCCGTGCGGCCGCGCTGAAAACTGCGGAACAGGATTTCACCGTCGCCGGTCTGTTCAACGGTCAGATCGTTGCGGTCGCCTACCTGCGTCAGCGCACGCTCGACCGGATCAGCCCCCAGACCCAGACGCGCGGCGATGTTGTCGGATCCGGTCTGTGTGACGGATGCGCTGTTTGTATCGCCGGACTGGCGCAGGGCCGAGGTGTTCTTGCGACCGTCCTGTTCGATCAGACCGGCGTTGAACGATCCGTCCTGAACCATCGCGGCCCGGTTTTCATCGGCGTAGCCTGCCGTCGCAACAAGAACGGCCAGTGTGGATGCAGAAGCGAAAAATGCGCGTTTCATAATTTAAATCCCGGGTCTTATTTAGTCTGAATTACTGGTAGATACCGGCGTTGTTGCCGCTACCCGATTGAATGAGGCTGGCAACGTTGTAACTGCCGATCTGCACGACCGCCGCCTGGTTCGCCTCGCCGCTAATCACTGCGGTCAATGCGTTGGCATCGCCGGTCTGTGCCGCCGCGAAAAGGTTGTCGCTGCCCGCGACCGTGAACGCCATTTCGTTGCCGCTGCCCGACTGCCGGAAGAAACCGGGCGTCAGCCCGCCGCGCGACGCCGCGCCCAGAAGCGGACCACCGGCATTGTTGCGATCCCCGATGATCTCGAGGCTGAAGATGTTGTCACCGAAGGCCCCGATCCCGCCGCCAAGCTGTTCAAGGTCCGCAAAATTCAGATTGCCGAAGACATCCATCGTCGCAAGGTTGTTCCCGCCCTGCCCGGACAGGTAATCCTGCACGTTGCGCAGCGTGTTCCGATTGCCTTCGACGGTCGCTGTCACCTCGTTTGTACCCTGCTGGAAAGCATAGATGCGGTTGTCGTTGCTGAATCCGATCAGGTTGACGGAAGCAGTGTTGGTGACGATCTGGTCAATCCCCACTTCGTTTCCGTCCCCTTCGATCACCGACATCTGGATATTGTTTTCGGTGCCGTCCTGACGCAGGCCGATCTGGTTTTCGTCACCGTTGATCGTCAGCAGGCCCATGCTGTTCTTGCGGCCCCCCTGACGCAGGCCAAACCGGTTATCGTCGCCGACGATCAGCAGGTTGATCTTGTTTCCGTGGACTTGCGTGTCCACGGTGTCGCCTTCCTGCACGATCGAACTGTCCAGCAGCGAGGGCTCCGCCGCAAAACCGCTGAGCGACAGCCGCCCGTTGTTCGACCCCACGATGGTCACGTCGATCTCGTTGCTGTCGTCGATACCGGTATCGTTCGACAGTTGCTCGACCCACGCGATCAGGTTGCGTCGGCCGGTCATCACGACAGTGGCGCGCTGGCCCTGTTCACCGGCTTCCTGTATCTGACGGACAGCGTTGATACGGTTTCGGTTTCCACCCTGCTGGGTGATCGACAGCGTGTTCGCACCGTTCGTCACCGCACCGCGCGACCTCTGGACCACGCTTCCTAGGATATTGAGGTCCGAATCCTGAATGATCGTGATCTCGTTGAAGATAACCGACGTGTTGCGGCGCCCGAACTGGAACAGACCGCGACCGATACGCCCGATCTGGTTGTCGAGCCCCGTCTGCGTGATGTCGAGCGAGTTGAAGATGCCATCCTGGACCATCGGCTGCACTATCGATCCTGCAAGGTTTCGCTGCCCTGTCTGGTTGATGATGGCGGAGTTGTCGGTCCCGATCTGGTCGATCAACACGTCGTTTTCCCGGTTGCTCTGCGCCTGCGCGGCAGAGGCAAGGACGAGGCCGGCAACGGCACTCAGCGCAATTGAACGATAGGACATGGATCACTCCGGTCTTGAGTTGGTTTCTCCGGGCGAAAGAAGTCCGCCCGGAGCATTAGCTGTGGACACCTGAGTGGCTCAGGTTGTGGGCGATGTGACGCCTTGGCTGATGCCCGCCGCATTGCCGTTGCCGGTTTGCGTGAACACTGCCGTGTTGCCGTTGCTCAACTGGGACACAGCGGCGGCGTTGTTGTTTCCGCTCACAACACCTGTGATGAGGTTGCCGTTACCGTCGCCAAGCGCGGCGCCCTGACCGAGCGCGAAGGCATTGCCGTTCCCGACGACTGTCAGCGTTGCCTCGTTGCTGGTGCCCCACTGGGAAATCATACCGTCCAGACCACCCACTGTCGCCGCGACACCGAAAAGGCCCGTGGAAGAGCTGAGGCCGTTGTCGTCGCCGTCGATGGAAAGGGACGCCACGTTGGTCACACCGTTCTGCATGATGCCGAATTCGTTATTGCTTCCGCCATTCAGAATGCTTGCCGACGCCGTGTTGCCGACGCCGTTCTGCGTCAGGCCGATCACGTTATCGTCCCCGGTCACGGCGGCGAGCGAGACAGTGTTTGTGTTGCCGCTCTGGTAGATGCCCAGTTCGTTGCGATCACCAAGAATGGTCAGCCCTTCGGCAGAGTTGCCGTTACCTGCCTGCAAGAAGCCAAACTGGTTGTTGTCGCCGTCGCTCACCATGTAGTTCAGACGGTTGCTGGAACCGCTCTGAACGGCGGAGGAATCAGCTGCACCGACCGCCGCAAGTCCACTGAGCGTACCACGACCGTTGGAGTTGCCGGTGATGGACAGTACCGCGGACTGGTTGGCGCCGCTCTGATTGACCAGTGCGATCAGGTTGTCGTTCCCTGTTTGCGATAGAGTGGCCGTGTGGCCAAGGCGGCCTGCGGTAGATCCATCTGTGGACCCGTTGCGCCGCTGAGAAACGCTGGTAATCTCGTTCTCGTCACCGGTCTGCGTGGCCACCAGAAGGCTACCGGAAGCACTTGCCGTTTCGGATCTCTGATAGACCTTCACGATGGAGTTGCCCAACGCCGCTGCTGTCCCGGAGGAATCTTGCGAAATAGTTGCTGTGCTGCCGGGGCCGCTTTGGTTCAACTGGTAGAAACCCGTGTTCTCACCGGCTGCAACCTGACCTGTACCGACCGCGTTATTGCTACCATCCTGATCAATGGTAAGCGTATTACCCAAAGTTGTGTTCCGGCCGAATTGCAAGATCGCGCCGTCGCTGCGGCCTGCCTTGTTTCCGCTGCCATCCGACTGATCAATCAGTGCGGAGTGGTTGTCTTTCGTCTGAGTGAGATACGCCTCGTTCGAGTCCGCATAGGCGGAGGCCATGGACAGACACAATGCAGTGGATGCCGCGAAGCCAATTTTCGTAAGTTTCACTAGAAATCTCCAGAATTTCGTTCGTTAAATCGTTCGTTGTCGAATAGGGGGCTGGTTCACCGAAAACAGTGACCGCTGTCAGCAAAGGCCGAAACGACCACGGCATCGGCCGGATCCTCCCCCCAAACGTCGCTTCGAGAATTGAAGATAATTTTTAATGAAGCAACTTATTTCCCGAATTTTGCCTTATTTTAGCCCCATTCTCGGCAATCTGGAAACGATCCGGCTTTGATATGAATTAATGTTCAATCGAATTTCTAGTATTGCGGGAATAGTTCAATTCATAAGGGAATTTATCTCTTCGAATCGCGAAAGTGGCGCGATGGCAACAATGGTACATGCCTTAATTATGTACGTTTATTACGGGCGGAAGAGATGATAAGTGGAACTGTCAAGATCAGGTATTTT
Above is a genomic segment from Sulfitobacter sp. HNIBRBA3233 containing:
- a CDS encoding efflux RND transporter periplasmic adaptor subunit → MTTEKHDTDAAARQDPAGPERLEFESDRGASRSTWLAALLVLLIVGWMGSGFILPSEPEETPVSRADPEPVAVAVTTSTAQSVTQFFQAEGQALPDRDTSLRAETSGDVTEVLVTKGEDVTAGQVIARLNSSSNEADARRAAEALVQAQREFDNAQALLERGVATQDRVTEARAALATAEAQVTQTEQAAEALTITAPFDGRIETLDLDAGEFVSVGADVGRLVDITPLTVAIQVPQQSLTRLEVGQPATVRFITGEEREGTVTFVGTSAASETRTFLAEIEVPNADGVIPAGISAEVIIPTGQVTAHFTSPSVVSLDTEGALGVKTVNADNIVEFYPIQVVKAQIDGIWVTGLPETVDVITVGQGFVNAGEVVAPAAQEMSGE
- a CDS encoding GbsR/MarR family transcriptional regulator; amino-acid sequence: MPDTSATADTRSEFIEKVGMITQAEGLPRIAGRVFGLLIFDGDAVSFGDLATRLEVSRGSISNSIRLLEERGLVKRIARPGDRQDYFQLAPRPYLSLLEGVQKRTRLFRDEIAQTIDALPADADATARVREYAAFYASIHAGLAVAVDDLKKEDADKPRLAPEGSKDLEDDH
- the pcaG gene encoding protocatechuate 3,4-dioxygenase subunit alpha, whose amino-acid sequence is MTAKTEYLRESPSQTAGPYVHIGCTPNFADMRMYDGDLGRVMKTGPVKGEEITVKGTIRDGTGTVLRDAMVEIWQPDAQGLFASANESRGQADPNFTGWGRCPTDMETGEFTFETVKPGAVPWPDGRMQAPHITVWIVARGINIGLHTRIYFADEEDANATDPILSRIEHQNRVRTLLATRDGDGAYRFDIHLQGPDETVFFDI
- the pcaH gene encoding protocatechuate 3,4-dioxygenase subunit beta, with amino-acid sequence MSDTGNGGFVPRDRSWQPDALTPAYKTSVKRSPQAPLLSFPTSLSEETSPVFGHGILGPLDADLVHNFAAADQSAIGPRIIVHGSVRDEMGRPVPDALIEIWQANAGGRYRHRKEGYIAPLDPNFGGCGRVVTDAQGHYEFRTIQPGPYPWPNGMNDWRPAHIHFSVFGHGFAQRLITQMYFEGDPHIPLCPIVGVLKSQEAVDALTARLDIHRTLPMDARAYRFDIVLRGRRQTYFENRAEGL
- the pcaC gene encoding 4-carboxymuconolactone decarboxylase, encoding MTDRLEQGNATRRSVLGDAHVDRAATAQTDFDAPFQTLITEGAWGTVWADDTITRRERSMLTLALLAATGNFEEIPMHIRATHATGASPQDVMQAFMHVAIYAGVPRANHAIKLAKQTYAEMEVEL
- the pobA gene encoding 4-hydroxybenzoate 3-monooxygenase — protein: MKTQVAIVGGGPSGMLLAQLLHVRGIDSVVLERKTKDYVLSRIRAGVLEQGLISLMEEAGCADRMHAEGFTHNGTLISYGDEMFRVDFTEHTDKPVMVYGQTEVTRDLYAARERAGGPIEFEVEDVEIHGADTTSPYLTYRVGTQERRLECDFVAGCDGFHGVSRQTIPLDVRREYEKVYPFGWLGVLSETPPVNEELIYANSERGFALCSMRNDTLSRYYIQCSLSDSPNDWTDAAFWEELKRRIPKDQADKLVTGPSIEKSIAPLRSFVTEPMRWGRLFLCGDAAHIVPPTGAKGLNTAASDVHYLYNALRDFYENGSEAGIDGYSEKALDRVWKTERFSWWFSSLLHRYPDQSPFDIKMQVAELEFLRSNKAAQRAMAENYVGLPY
- a CDS encoding beta strand repeat-containing protein: MKRAFFASASTLAVLVATAGYADENRAAMVQDGSFNAGLIEQDGRKNTSALRQSGDTNSASVTQTGSDNIAARLGLGADPVERALTQVGDRNDLTVEQTGDGEILFRSFQRGRTGAAAAQNTATVVQGGGDDNLVSSLRQVNRDASGAVNTMTVTQSGDGNIIGRRPATGTGPSLDQLGSGNSMTVTQSGKSNGAASRGNPRTGDFGAFVGPFGVEQGTALQDGNTNTLVYDAMGNLNLFGTEQVGRMNTATAVVTGNRNENLLLQNGSTNDAIQTIDGNANDVVTLQYIGDNTASTIISGSRNTAVTDQFSGGGSNTSSIVIDGDLAAGDGNDVKILQDGANQSAVDIFGDRSEVYVDQDGTNTSTIGITGATEGNGNYVDVNQQNAGVLPNTSAIAISGDRNDVVVDQIEQNRLTVSVTGAADAGSPDEGNGNTLSIFQFGLNVGTLSVSGDRNNVILFQNGDRMTANNVATITISGTSNEGDANSVRVDQTGLDGIATVDITGDRNDVTVSHRGGNTASVLIGGANGGEGDRNVLRVRQSNTPSGGLQNIVNASIYGSENNTAVSFTGADAIAAAGTEGTGLEPGDIFQRGHGNNIELSIGELTFESNSNSVAFSQRGYNNTIIGTISGGDANQVAVVQVGNANMTSFNQIGSFNVLGVTQ
- a CDS encoding beta strand repeat-containing protein; this encodes MKLTKIGFAASTALCLSMASAYADSNEAYLTQTKDNHSALIDQSDGSGNKAGRSDGAILQFGRNTTLGNTLTIDQDGSNNAVGTGQVAAGENTGFYQLNQSGPGSTATISQDSSGTAAALGNSIVKVYQRSETASASGSLLVATQTGDENEITSVSQRRNGSTDGSTAGRLGHTATLSQTGNDNLIALVNQSGANQSAVLSITGNSNGRGTLSGLAAVGAADSSAVQSGSSNRLNYMVSDGDNNQFGFLQAGNGNSAEGLTILGDRNELGIYQSGNTNTVSLAAVTGDDNVIGLTQNGVGNTASASILNGGSNNEFGIMQNGVTNVASLSIDGDDNGLSSSTGLFGVAATVGGLDGMISQWGTSNEATLTVVGNGNAFALGQGAALGDGNGNLITGVVSGNNNAAAVSQLSNGNTAVFTQTGNGNAAGISQGVTSPTT